The DNA region AAGcttctgttaaaaaacaaaacaaaatcaattcAATACTTTTAGTTTAACAGTGTGTAgtttaaacaaaaaaaggaaaaataaaaaatatcccaCTGGAAAGGGAATAAACAGTGGTTTCCGGAGGATGACTATTATAAAATTAAGGGAATCGAAGAACTTACCTGAAGGGAACATTTAAGAGGCCATCGCTCGACAGGAAGTGAAAAAAGGCCTGGTGACTCAGCTGAAAATTGCACCCCTGTCTAATGAGGTAGAAGCCTTCACTTTCCAGGATCTTGTAGGACCTTGGTCAGCATTCTGCCATTTTGGTGggttttccccttccttttgattttttacaAGGCAGCAAACAAAGGGGCCCAAAACAAGCACTGATGCTGAGTaacaagaaacagactcagataccttccctctcccctctcttggATGAGTGGGGGTGGGACGAAGAGTCTATAAGTTATTCTAATGGCAGCCAATTGATTTGGTTTAGAAATGCAGGGGGACatggaacaaatattttaaattgtctaGGCAAGATGCACAAAGAAGCTACCAGCACATAGCAAGCCTGTTTAAAAACCACCATCACTGAAAGCTTTTATGTAAACTGCTTTCAGGCCTCAGCCTCTTCTCCCAACAGGTCCAAGTTCTAACCGCACAGATCCAGACATGACCTCAGAGGGCAGAGACAATTTTTCAGTCATGGCTGCAAGTCACCACCTCTGAAGGAGGGAATGATGAGTGCAATGTTTAAAAAGCCTTCATTACTTTTGTATTCCAGTTTGAATACTTGCTCTCTTTATGTTGAATATCATAAGGGAATATGGTGCTTCTCGCCTTCCTGGGCAAGAAATTAGTATctgtcaataatttaaaaatatctttgtgaCAGAAATActctatcatttttaaaaatataataagttTTGAGTTACACCTGTTTTTCTCAGAATAATGGGCTAAAGTACCACAAAATATCTCTGAATACCTTAAATCGTAATGGGTTGAAAACTCCAGAACATCAACTTCAAATTAAGTTCTTCAATCGGAAGACAGCGCATCGATGATATGAGtatgggtgggaggaggggataaCTGAGTGCTCATGATAGTTTTACTTCAGTAAATTAAATTGGGCAATGCAGATTTAATTGCTGAAAGATATCATATCTATAGATTTACTAAATCCCAAGAATACATTAGCACTTATGGAATTGGACATCTGCAGATAGAttggtaaaggggaaaaaaataactgaagaaaCTAGCTTCTAATAGCTAGGTTCAATTGGGCTCATTTTATTCACCCAGAATATAGAATAAAACCAGGAAGAAGTTGAGCTGTGCAAATGAACGTCTCCTCTCCCTCTACCAGTTTAAACAGTCATGCCTAGGCCTTGCTGCAGACCAAAGCCTGTTTGTTAGGAGCAGGAAGagactttgaaaataaaaggaaaaaaaccccccaaaacaaactaaaaacccaccaaggttaaaaaaaatcatggggggaaggggaatcACGTACTTTGTATGTAAttcttctcttttaaatatttatctaaacACACGTATATGCAACTCTAATGTGAAAAGACAAGCAAATCTTTTAACCAAAAGATACATATACCATTGACAGAGACACCTATCTATACAAACCTAGCCCACGGGAGGCTACATCTGTGGCAATGAGAATGGGAGCCTTTCCAGAACGGAACTCTGCAAAACAAGGATAGTACCATGAAAGCAAGTTATAAAATTAAGGCTACACCGTGATATATCTTAAAAAATGACCAAATAAACATTCCCAGCTATCTGGCCTTCTTACCCTATCATATTAAAACTTCAAGTAATGGTGTAAGAACACACCAAGCTCTTCTAAATTTAAAGATAATAgtaattcttttgaaaatatttattatactcACCTTTAGCACAGGAGCAATAGATCAAAAAATTTACCTCTAATAATGAAATACCATTAAAACGGTGTGGCAATGTGTAACAGAATTAACATGAGGTGGAAATTTTCTTCCCTTAAATTATGACAGCAAAGTTGTCTCCCAAATAAAACAACAccaaaagtgggggtgggggagggggtatgAAAAGGGAGGAAGTTTAAAAGATgtggaatggggcttccctggtggcacagtggttgagagtctgcctgccgatgcaggggacatgggttcgtgccccggtctgggaggatcccacgtgccgcggagccgctgggcccgtaagccatggccgctgagcctgcgcgtccggagcctgtgctccgcaacgggagaggccacagcagtaagaggccagcgtaccaccaaaaaaaaaaaaaaagacgtggaATGAAAGGAGAAACCATTAACTTTGCCCTGTGAAATAACAGAATATATATACTGGTCTCTGCcctcagttcctggcacagagctcctaaaacccttgtaaaacAGGGATGCTAGGAGAATCTTTTATTCTAATACTTAAGTCTTTGACCCTGGTCCCTGAACAAGAGTTCCTAAACAAGAACAAGACAGGAATCTTTGTTCTAGTGAAAAGACACTTGATGGGCTCCAGAATAGCTCCTGGATGGATGCTgttcaccagaaagaccaagccatgatcaGAGAAGCTTGGAACTTTGAGCCCCACtctgaagaggagaggagaggagagggagactgAGTTAACGTGATGAAGCCTCTATTAAAAGCCCACAAGTATGGGATGTGGGGAGCTTTCAGGCTGGTGTACATATCTATAAAGACAAGACCTCATTAGATAAAGGGTGGTCTAAGTGGTGAAAAAGTGGTGTAAAGAGCCAGCACTAATGACCTTGAAGTATGGTGATGACAAAAATGCCCCCAATATTCAATTAACTAGAGCAGAGCTAGGCAAACCCTGGTCTTTGGGTCAAATCTGGCACAATGCctatttttgcaaataaagttttgcTGGAACACAGCCAGGCTATCTCTTTACATAATGCCTATGGCCATTtttgtgctacaacagcagagtttaACAGTTGTGACACAAAACACTATACAGTCTGCAAAGccgaaaatatttactacctggctctttacagaaagtgTGCCAATCCCTGAAACAGAGTGTAAGAACAATGCTTAGTTTTGAACTCACCATTAAGTACCCAATCTCTTTCTGGTTGACTCTTGTCTCCATGGATACACATAGCTGGCCAACTGTCAGAAGAAAAGAGCAAAGTACATGTTTGGCATTGCTGAAATATTATACAACATTCACAACACCAATTTAGAAATTCCTACTGAACTATAAAATCTGAGGCAAATTAATTACCTCAGTGCTGCACTCACCCATCTCTGCGCATCCTTCGAGTGAGGTCATCACAGCGTCTTTTCGTCTCTACAAATATTAttgtcttattttccttttcagccattatttcctcCATGAGTTGGATCAACCTGAAAACAAGACCAAACAATTCAGTCATCCAGAGAAGACCCCCTACACATCACGCAGAAGCTATCTTTGCATTATCAACCCTCCAAAGCTTTAgtactttcttttcaaattactttctCTATAGCTGGTAATTatcagaactgggattcaaatccaaggATCCAGAATCCTTGCCTTTAACCACAAGCTCTGATGAATAATATAAAGAATGGATTGTTGGAAAGCTAGcaatgcttttaatgttttcaagcCTAAAAAATACTGGCGTCTATAACACTTTAGTTTTGGAGGATTATTAGGAAAGGTTTATCAGCATCATCAAAACAGTGAAATCTTTCATACTTGTGGTCTTTTTCACTTTCCATGCAGACATCCACAATCTGGAGGATGTTGTGGTTGGCACTCAACTCCAGATTGCCTACGTTGATCTGGGTGTAATCACGAAGGAAATCCTCTGCAAGCTGTCTTACTTCTTTTGGCCAGGTTGCACTCCACATTAATGTCTGCCTATCAGGCTATCCGGAAAGGAATGGAAAGGCTTTCTTTTAGATTAAGTAACTACTACAGGCAAAGGGTATAAGACAACGAATTATCAGCTTTACACACCCTGATTTGGTCAACAATTTTACGAATCTGGGGTTCAAAGCCCATGTCAAGCATTCTGTCAGCCTCATCCAGTACAAGGTAAGTACATCGGCGAAGATTTGTCTTTCCTGACTCCAGGAAATCTATCAGGCGGCCAGGAGTAGCTATACAGATCTCAACACCTGTAAAACAAATCCAAAGATCTATCCAACGAAGAATTCTTTACACACTGTTCAAGCCTCAGCAAACTAAGAAGCACCAACTCTGGTGGTTGTACCCAGTGCCGCAGAGCACTAACTAAattttaacacagtgcctggaaaaGCATGATGTAACAAAAATTTATGTATAATCATCCGAACCTCGACAAAGTTTAAGTCTAGTCACACTGAACTTCCCTAAAATAGCATTTTAACCATATTTGAGAATTGCTAAGCTGCTGAAATACTCATCTCCCCCCACCAACCAGAATCCACTGTTTTCTTCAATTTCACGTACAGAAATTGGTAAAATGAGAGAAACTAATAATTCTTaaacactaattttttaaattacctctCTCCAAGTCTCGAATCTGGGGACCTTTAGGAGCACCTCCATAAATGCAAGTGCTCTTCAATCTAGAACATTTGCCATAGTCATCAGCCACCTGCTGTACCTGCTGGGCAAGCTCTCTGGTAGGAGCCAGAACTAgacactaaaacaaacaaacaaacaaatcacttGAGACACCTATCTCAAGtttaaggaggaaaagaaaagtacaaaaaggTTATTTAATTCTCTATTGTTTAATTTGGTACTTTCAAGTTTGTGATGGGGTGAGGAGTTGGGAAGGCAGGGGGTCTAAGACAGTGCACTGGAGTGTGGCAAAAATTATGAGAACTAATACTTGGCATGTGGTATGATGGTTGACTTTTGACACATGATTCATTACCGTTATGTGTGCTATGTAAGTAGATTTACAGACTGTATTACCTAGTTTTAACTAAACAATTCACAAAATGAGTAAGTAGCTATAAAATATTCCTGCAAAACCATGGATTAAATATTAGAaacaaactgggagattgggattgacatatatacactaatatgtatgaaatagataactaatgacaacctgctgtatagcacagggaactccacttcgctgtacagtagaaactaacacagcattgtaaatcaactgtatcccaattaaagaaaaaaaaaaaagaaacagatgaacagGAAATGAGCAAAGCTGACACTTTTCTGACATCAAGTTTAAGCTCTTAGCCAGGCACATTAGACAAAAACAAGGATGACTTATACACAACGTGACAAGAAGTTggccaaaaaatacaaaattaagacACTTTGAAACAGTTATCATATATACTGTTAACAATGGCTCTCACTCGGTGTACTGATCCATTAGACATTAACTAATGACAATAAAGCTAACTCTATTAGCCATATGGAATACATATTATGTTAATGAAAGGTAATGCATTATTTCTTGTTGTGAATACACTGAGACACACTCTAATAATGTATTCATAAACATATAGTGAGTGCaagctctattaaaaaaaaagttaagaatgtACATTCAAAATGTTTGAAGACCACTACTGAAATCTTACAGTAAATAGCATAAATGAAAATGATCAAACAAGAAAATCATGCTGCTCTGTAAACATTTACAGACGCATCACTTAACCATAGAGAATACACATCCGAAACCCGACTCAGCCACagggcaaggatctcatttcatacttttttatcCCTCATAGCATCAATGAGCAATTAAGAATTGCACTTGAATTTAATGCAGAGTAAATGCCTCTATATGAAGGTAATGGGCATAACTGGTAAAAGTACGAGTAGTTCAAATTCAAGCTCAGCCATTTAATTCCTatatgaccctgggcaagtcatttaattgcATTGTGTCTAAAATTTATCAGTAAGATAGACATAATCTCTCTTCCGGATACAGAAGGTAGGGTTGAGAATGAAATCTGAGAACATATGTAAAGCACAGTGCCTGAAACACAATAATCATTAAGTTGTAGTCATTCTTAGAAGTGTAAACAAACTGAAACACACTTACAATTGGGCCATCTCCTCTTTCCAAGTAAGGCTGGTGGTTAATATGAACAATAGCAGGCAGCAAatactggggtggggggaaagaagGACAGTATTATACCAAAACTAAGCCATTATATTAATTGTTCTAAATTATCACAGTAATTGATAATGCCTAAGTAACTAGGAAAGGGAAAACAGAACTCACAACTGTTACACACATGTGCAATGTATATTTGAACACAAAATGCTTCCACATATTTCAGATACCTAAAAAAGCTGAAATATTATCCCTATCTGAATTAGAATTTCAAGAATTGAGAACATATGgagtatttacaatagcaaaataAGTTACCAcaatattaaaaatcttcccttgCTGGTACATACCGCCAATGTCTTCCCAGAGCCAGTCTGAGCAATGCCCACCATATCCCGGCCACTAAGAGCCAAGGGAAATCCCTGGCACTGAATTGGAGTTGGTTCTGTGAAGTGCTGATCCATCAACACATCCATTACGTATTCTGTACGAAAATCGATATTACTACTTTAAGTAAAACTAAGGACCCACagccaaaagaaatttaaaaaactgttaagCTCATTGAAGGGAGGATTTACCCAGCTTTACATCTCTCCaagtattgtttttttcttcagtacTGAATCTTTGACCTGTTACTTACTACTTCTCAAGAAGGCTACTGCCACAGCCATCTACCCTTACCCTCGAAAacttgaaaaccactgctctgaaGTATTTAACATGGTAATGACTACCATGGTACATGGTAGTCACTTATTGTTTATCTAATTCAAATTTTAACCAGCTAGAAAGCAAtttcattttgctgttttctAAAAAGTAGAGGCAAAATCCCAGGgaaagatgggggaaaaaagcaaaaaacccaaaaagttcTAAGCAGGGAACACatgagcattaaaaataaaacaaggcttccctggtggcgcagtggttgagagtccgcctgccgatgcaggggacgcaggtttgtgccccgctccgggaacatcccccatgccgcggagcggctgggcccctgagccatggccgctgagcctgcgcgtccggagcctgtgctccgcaatgggagaggccactgcagtaagaggccgcgtaccgcaaaaaaaataataaaaacaaaacaaaaacccaaaaccacaaacacacacacacaaacaaaaacccccaaaaaccttTGTGAAAGGTTTCTACTTATCTTTTCAACAAAATCCTGAGCCTGGGTCAAAACCTTTAAATAACCTATGACCACACTGACTGTTCAAGCTAAATTAACAATTAAGATACTGGATTGAAAAACACTTACGTGGGAAGTTAGCATGATGGAAGGCAAACACAGGTTTAGGACAAACATCGCCTCCTCTCACTGTAATCTCTTTCTTTCGGCGTAGTTCATCAACCTCATACTATGTAAGACAACAAAGTAAGACAAATCAGTAAACAAGTTATTCTAAACATGCAAAACTTTATGTTCCAAAACAGCAGAACAATTATCATCAAATCCACAATTACATTGGAAAATATGTATAACACTTCTTATAGTGCTTTCATATGTGTTCAGCTTCATCCAACTCTGAGTCAATGAGGCAGGTTAGCAACCGTTCCATTTTCCACGAGAAAACAGTTACTCAGAAAGATTAGTAAACTGCCCAAGGCCAGAAgtaggaagagggagaaaatgtGGAACTTAGGACCAAGTGCTCTTTccttacactttcttctgaacaAGTTACCATGTCATGCGTAAAGTCCAAAATAATCATGAGGTTAAAAATACAAACCCGAGTAAAAgccaatgttttaaatttttaatttacttcataGATGAAAAGACATGATACCTCATATACAGCTAAAATCACATAACAAATTGGTTGGAAAATATAACCAACAAATGAGAACCAAGTAATACATTAGGTATTACTGGTTTCTCTTGTATCAGCAATCCTAACAAGAACCAAGGAAAGTACCACCACACTAGACTAAAAcatataacaaaaaacaaaacacaacacaaaaaCATGTAACAGCAATGGCTGTAGATAAGTATACTCTGGCTAACGTACCTACTTGGTTCATTActgtataagaaaaaaaagtaaatagataAAACCCCCCAAACTTACCGGAGTCAGCCTTGCCACTTCTGGATGTTCAACGTAAAAATTCTTCTCAAACTTGGGGAGCTCACTCAAATCCCACTTCTTTTTACGTAAACGCTCCCCAGGATTACCAAACTTCTTCGGGGGAAGGCCACCACCACCTCTTGCTCCAAACCTAGAAACACCaacatttttagctttttagtgtttttaaagcaaaatatctTAGGTGCCACAAAAACATGTAAAAAGATGggactcttgggcttccctggtggcgcagtggttgagagtccgcctgccgatgcaggggacatgggttcgtgccccggtccgggaagatcccgcatgtcgcggagcagctgggcccgtgagccatggccgctgagcctgcgggtccggagcctgtgctccgcaacgggagaggccacaacagtgagaggcccgcgtaccacaaaaaaaaaaaaaaaaaaaaaaaaagatgggactCTTAAGATACTACCAGCCCCctccaaaaaaatatttacttgtaaagtgcttaaaacagtaTCTGGCATAGTAAACACTCAGTACAAGCTGGCCTAAttgtattcatttaacaaatagttACTGGGTACCaactatgtaccaggtactgtttTAAGTGGTGCTAGAGATATTAAAGTGAATAGAAGTCTCTACTCTTATGTAATATTCTGAAATGTAGGTAAGTGAGGACATAAAAGTTTAAATTAGGGCAAAATTGTGGACAGGAAGAAAAACAGTTCAAGTGGCTCCATACTTGGAACGGCTTCTTGAACCCCTTACCCCTTTATACTGTGATGAGCACTCCTTTTGCCTGCTCATCTGCTAAGGAAAACTACTAGGACCCCTAAAAGACTGGTAGGCTAGGCTTCACCTTTAGTTTATGCTAATGAATGGCCAGGGCAAAAATTTATAATCTTTCCTACCACTTTATCTCcacctttatcttctttctcctttctgttcACAGGCAAATAGTACTATTAACTATAAATTTGCTAAAAGAACCATTAATAAGGCTTATTTAAGGTCTTTAAAtctctatttaaaaatcaatctttTTGCTTTACCTTTCACAA from Pseudorca crassidens isolate mPseCra1 chromosome 11, mPseCra1.hap1, whole genome shotgun sequence includes:
- the DDX17 gene encoding probable ATP-dependent RNA helicase DDX17 isoform X3, encoding MDVLMDQHFTEPTPIQCQGFPLALSGRDMVGIAQTGSGKTLAYLLPAIVHINHQPYLERGDGPICLVLAPTRELAQQVQQVADDYGKCSRLKSTCIYGGAPKGPQIRDLERGVEICIATPGRLIDFLESGKTNLRRCTYLVLDEADRMLDMGFEPQIRKIVDQIRPDRQTLMWSATWPKEVRQLAEDFLRDYTQINVGNLELSANHNILQIVDVCMESEKDHKLIQLMEEIMAEKENKTIIFVETKRRCDDLTRRMRRDGWPAMCIHGDKSQPERDWVLNEFRSGKAPILIATDVASRGLDVEDVKFVINYDYPNSSEDYVHRIGRTARSTNKGTAYTFFTPGNLKQARELIKVLEEANQAINPKLMQLVDHRGGGGGGGKGGRSRYRTTSSANNPNLMYQDECDRRLRGVKDGGRRDSASYRDRGETDRAGYANGSGYGSPNSAFGAQAGQYTYGQGTYGAAAYGTSGYTAQEYGAGTYGASSTTSTGRSSQSSSQQFSGMGRSGQQPQPLMSQQFAQPPGATNMIGYMGQTAYQYPPPPPPPPPSRK
- the DDX17 gene encoding probable ATP-dependent RNA helicase DDX17 isoform X2 translates to MRGGGFGDRDRDRDRGGFGARGGGGLPPKKFGNPGERLRKKKWDLSELPKFEKNFYVEHPEVARLTPYEVDELRRKKEITVRGGDVCPKPVFAFHHANFPQYVMDVLMDQHFTEPTPIQCQGFPLALSGRDMVGIAQTGSGKTLAYLLPAIVHINHQPYLERGDGPICLVLAPTRELAQQVQQVADDYGKCSRLKSTCIYGGAPKGPQIRDLERGVEICIATPGRLIDFLESGKTNLRRCTYLVLDEADRMLDMGFEPQIRKIVDQIRPDRQTLMWSATWPKEVRQLAEDFLRDYTQINVGNLELSANHNILQIVDVCMESEKDHKLIQLMEEIMAEKENKTIIFVETKRRCDDLTRRMRRDGWPAMCIHGDKSQPERDWVLNEFRSGKAPILIATDVASRGLDVEDVKFVINYDYPNSSEDYVHRIGRTARSTNKGTAYTFFTPGNLKQARELIKVLEEANQAINPKLMQLVDHRGGGGGGGGRSRYRTTSSANNPNLMYQDECDRRLRGVKDGGRRDSASYRDRGETDRAGYANGSGYGSPNSAFGAQAGQYTYGQGTYGAAAYGTSGYTAQEYGAGTYGASSTTSTGRSSQSSSQQFSGMGRSGQQPQPLMSQQFAQPPGATNMIGYMGQTAYQYPPPPPPPPPSRK
- the DDX17 gene encoding probable ATP-dependent RNA helicase DDX17 isoform X1, producing MRGGGFGDRDRDRDRGGFGARGGGGLPPKKFGNPGERLRKKKWDLSELPKFEKNFYVEHPEVARLTPYEVDELRRKKEITVRGGDVCPKPVFAFHHANFPQYVMDVLMDQHFTEPTPIQCQGFPLALSGRDMVGIAQTGSGKTLAYLLPAIVHINHQPYLERGDGPICLVLAPTRELAQQVQQVADDYGKCSRLKSTCIYGGAPKGPQIRDLERGVEICIATPGRLIDFLESGKTNLRRCTYLVLDEADRMLDMGFEPQIRKIVDQIRPDRQTLMWSATWPKEVRQLAEDFLRDYTQINVGNLELSANHNILQIVDVCMESEKDHKLIQLMEEIMAEKENKTIIFVETKRRCDDLTRRMRRDGWPAMCIHGDKSQPERDWVLNEFRSGKAPILIATDVASRGLDVEDVKFVINYDYPNSSEDYVHRIGRTARSTNKGTAYTFFTPGNLKQARELIKVLEEANQAINPKLMQLVDHRGGGGGGGKGGRSRYRTTSSANNPNLMYQDECDRRLRGVKDGGRRDSASYRDRGETDRAGYANGSGYGSPNSAFGAQAGQYTYGQGTYGAAAYGTSGYTAQEYGAGTYGASSTTSTGRSSQSSSQQFSGMGRSGQQPQPLMSQQFAQPPGATNMIGYMGQTAYQYPPPPPPPPPSRK